In a single window of the Subtercola sp. PAMC28395 genome:
- a CDS encoding acyl-CoA dehydrogenase family protein, with protein MSTIVSEPADLIDVDSLLSQPERELRRSVRAFVDSEIRPHIAGWYDSAEFPRSLIPQMAELGLLGMHLHGYGCAGRSAVEYGLAALELDAGDSGIRTFVSVQGSLSMSAIHKFGSEEQKQEWLPQMAAGTAIGCFGLTEPNSGSDPGSMTTFAARDGDDWVLNGSKRWIGLASIASVAIVWAMTDDGVRGFVVPTSTPGFEATAITQKLSMRASIQCDVELTDVRLPASAMLPDARGLRAPFECLNEARYGIIWGVMGAARDSYLAALDYSAQRVPFGKPLSAYQLTQEKLVNMALEINKGTLLALHLGRLKDAGNLQPHQISVGKLNNCREAITVCREARSMLGGNGITLDYSPLRHANNLESVRTYEGTDEVHTLIIGNHVTGIAAFR; from the coding sequence ATGAGCACCATTGTGAGCGAACCAGCAGACCTGATCGACGTCGATTCCCTGCTCAGCCAGCCAGAGCGCGAACTACGCCGTTCTGTCCGCGCCTTCGTCGATTCTGAGATCAGACCGCATATCGCGGGCTGGTATGACTCAGCCGAGTTCCCGCGGAGCCTCATCCCACAGATGGCCGAACTCGGGCTGCTCGGCATGCACCTGCATGGCTATGGATGCGCCGGCCGGTCAGCGGTCGAGTACGGGCTCGCGGCCCTCGAACTCGACGCGGGTGACTCGGGCATCCGCACTTTCGTCAGCGTTCAGGGCTCCCTCTCGATGAGCGCGATCCACAAGTTCGGTTCAGAGGAACAGAAGCAGGAATGGCTGCCCCAGATGGCAGCAGGTACTGCCATCGGCTGTTTCGGTCTCACCGAGCCGAATTCCGGCTCCGACCCCGGCAGCATGACGACATTCGCCGCGCGCGATGGCGACGACTGGGTGCTCAACGGTTCGAAACGATGGATCGGGCTCGCGTCCATCGCCTCGGTCGCCATCGTCTGGGCGATGACCGATGACGGAGTGCGGGGATTCGTCGTACCGACGTCGACACCCGGGTTCGAAGCGACCGCGATCACGCAGAAGCTCTCGATGCGGGCATCCATTCAGTGTGATGTCGAATTGACCGACGTGCGGCTCCCCGCATCAGCGATGCTTCCGGATGCCCGTGGCCTGCGTGCGCCGTTCGAGTGCCTGAACGAGGCGCGCTACGGCATCATCTGGGGCGTGATGGGGGCGGCGCGCGACAGCTACCTTGCGGCCCTCGATTACTCGGCACAACGTGTACCGTTCGGCAAGCCGCTCTCTGCATACCAACTCACGCAGGAGAAGCTGGTGAACATGGCGCTCGAGATCAACAAGGGCACGCTTCTCGCCCTGCACCTCGGTCGCCTCAAAGACGCCGGAAACCTCCAACCGCACCAGATATCGGTCGGCAAGCTGAACAACTGTCGCGAGGCCATAACCGTCTGCCGCGAGGCGCGAAGCATGCTCGGCGGCAACGGGATCACGCTCGACTACTCACCACTTCGCCACGCGAACAACCTGGAGAGCGTTCGCACGTACGAAGGCACCGACGAAGTGCACACCCTCATCATCGGCAATCACGTGACGGGTATCGCCGCGTTTCGCTGA
- a CDS encoding siderophore-interacting protein, giving the protein MTVSPSRPARRQITLTVQRKENLGPHLVRVVLGGENFDDFLANEFTDSYVKIYFAKAELGLVPPFDMPALQATLAPTDLPVTRTYTVRAVDPVAQTISIDFVVHGDDGLAGPWAAAAEPGHQLTFSGPSGSYAPDPAAEWHLFVGDLSALPAIASALDSLHRAAVGLVFIEAVDEADILALDAPPNIAVRWVLRGQNQNLVEAVDDAEWLPGRPQIFAHGERGTMKQMRDLFKQRGVLRSELSLSGYWAAGRTEDRFQAEKRQPVGVILPVSE; this is encoded by the coding sequence ATGACTGTCTCGCCTAGTCGACCGGCCCGGAGGCAGATCACCCTCACGGTGCAGCGCAAAGAAAACCTCGGCCCTCATCTGGTGAGAGTCGTGCTCGGCGGCGAGAATTTCGACGATTTTCTGGCCAACGAATTCACTGACAGCTATGTGAAGATCTACTTCGCCAAGGCGGAGCTCGGGCTCGTACCGCCCTTCGACATGCCGGCTCTGCAGGCGACTCTCGCCCCCACCGATCTTCCCGTCACTCGCACCTACACCGTGAGGGCAGTCGATCCCGTCGCACAGACGATCTCGATCGACTTCGTCGTGCACGGCGACGATGGACTGGCTGGTCCCTGGGCTGCTGCCGCTGAACCCGGCCACCAACTGACGTTCAGCGGCCCAAGCGGGAGTTATGCACCAGATCCGGCAGCTGAGTGGCACCTCTTCGTCGGGGATCTCTCGGCGCTTCCCGCCATAGCCTCTGCCCTGGATTCGCTTCATCGGGCAGCTGTGGGCCTGGTGTTCATCGAGGCCGTCGACGAAGCAGACATTCTGGCTCTCGACGCACCACCGAACATCGCTGTGCGCTGGGTTCTGCGCGGGCAGAACCAGAATCTGGTCGAGGCAGTCGATGATGCCGAATGGCTACCCGGCCGGCCCCAGATCTTCGCGCACGGCGAGCGCGGCACAATGAAGCAGATGAGAGATCTGTTCAAGCAGCGCGGCGTGCTGCGATCGGAACTCTCACTGTCGGGGTACTGGGCGGCGGGACGAACCGAGGATCGCTTCCAGGCGGAGAAACGACAGCCGGTGGGAGTCATCCTTCCCGTGTCGGAATAG